In Treponema primitia ZAS-2, a genomic segment contains:
- a CDS encoding nucleoside-diphosphate kinase has translation MEQTLSYVLVTPYTIAKSRTGGVLARLISRAELELVGSQMIAADETLTKEFANHLRLQNPNNAVTLLADYVEQNLGPSGGRKHRALLLLFRGENPCGKLAAICGHMHPEHQDVDDVTGETIRDTYADLISDPEDPNKVTYFEPAVITPRNQEWADKDLALFSRHLKGKENIIRNIQYTDPTKIEQTLVIIKPDNWQYASSKPGTIIDMFSRTGLRIIGIKVHRFSLAEALDFYGPVEQALREKLAPLFGKKAREVLEKDFNIQLSEDVEKGLTESFGVSYAKDQFDQIIEFMSGTRTGKCPPDEISHPGVVKCMILFYEGENAVKKIRDVLGPTDPLKAPGGTVRREFGSNVMVNTAHASDSAESVEREKAIIKYNENTLASIIDAYLGVRK, from the coding sequence ATGGAACAAACCCTCTCCTACGTTTTAGTCACCCCCTATACCATTGCCAAAAGCAGAACCGGGGGTGTATTGGCGCGGCTTATCTCCAGAGCAGAACTGGAACTGGTGGGGAGCCAGATGATAGCCGCCGACGAGACCCTTACCAAGGAGTTCGCCAACCACCTGCGGCTACAGAACCCGAACAATGCCGTCACTCTTCTGGCGGACTATGTGGAGCAGAACCTCGGCCCTTCCGGGGGGCGGAAGCACCGTGCGCTGCTGCTGCTCTTCCGGGGGGAGAATCCCTGCGGGAAACTTGCGGCCATTTGCGGGCACATGCACCCGGAGCACCAGGATGTGGACGATGTGACCGGGGAAACCATCAGGGACACCTACGCGGACCTCATCAGCGACCCGGAGGATCCCAACAAGGTCACCTACTTTGAGCCGGCGGTGATCACCCCCCGGAACCAGGAGTGGGCGGACAAGGACCTGGCTCTGTTTTCCCGGCACCTCAAGGGCAAGGAAAACATCATCCGGAACATCCAGTACACGGACCCTACCAAGATCGAACAGACCCTGGTGATCATCAAACCCGACAACTGGCAGTACGCCTCTTCCAAGCCCGGCACCATCATTGACATGTTCTCCCGTACCGGGCTGCGGATTATCGGCATCAAGGTGCACCGCTTTTCCCTGGCAGAAGCCCTGGACTTTTACGGCCCTGTGGAACAGGCCCTGCGGGAAAAGCTGGCCCCTCTCTTTGGAAAGAAGGCCCGGGAGGTTCTGGAAAAGGACTTCAACATCCAGCTTTCTGAGGATGTGGAAAAAGGCCTGACCGAAAGCTTCGGCGTTTCCTATGCCAAGGACCAGTTTGACCAGATCATCGAATTCATGTCCGGCACCCGCACCGGGAAATGCCCCCCTGACGAGATCAGCCACCCCGGGGTGGTCAAGTGTATGATCCTGTTCTATGAAGGGGAGAATGCGGTCAAAAAAATCCGGGATGTCCTGGGTCCCACGGACCCATTGAAGGCCCCGGGCGGAACCGTGCGCCGGGAATTCGGCAGCAACGTGATGGTCAACACCGCCCATGCCTCGGATTCCGCGGAAAGCGTGGAACGGGAAAAGGCCATAATCAAGTACAACGAAAACACCCTGGCTAGCATCATTGATGCGTATCTGGGAGTGAGGAAATAG